The proteins below are encoded in one region of Ostrinia nubilalis chromosome 3, ilOstNubi1.1, whole genome shotgun sequence:
- the LOC135087879 gene encoding U2 small nuclear ribonucleoprotein auxiliary factor 35 kDa subunit-related protein 2: MGKHKEWRKIVKKERRKKIRVQKAVQRDSNLVNNQKDTELWLEVQRRLEAYEYEQIEKSNIEENRKWVEAELVAINHWNIVQLKKQQLKQLRLQKEAQRQLEYELERKRIKEEEDQLKKIEEEKKERHLAFITNLECFLAGSSVDPPAELLQSRHTKPLAEPCPFFKKTACCRFGDNCSRNHEYPGISKILLAPNFFAHFGLSNVKPSEYDTDVMLEYEDSETYREFVEFFNDVTPEFEKFGKIIRFKVCNNYEKHLRGNTYIEYAELQCAVAAYRALHSRWYGGRQLTLQFCRLDSWSSAICGLASTNRCPKGLACNFLHVFSNPGDKFEDFRSDRNKELMARATPSRSWRWSESPERTIPNKRAEHIHRNHTEDYRKSYKDSSRSRRTSKKSSKKRHKK; the protein is encoded by the exons ATGGGGAA GCATAAGGAGTGGAGAAAGATAGTTAAAAAGGAAAGACGGAAAAAAATTAGAGTACAAAAAGCTGTGCAAAGAG atTCTAATTTAGTTAATAACCAAAAAGATACTGAACTTTGGCTAGAAGTACAACGAAGATTAGAAGCATATGAATATGAGCAAATTGAGAAGTCTAATATTGAAGAAAATCGTAAATGGGTTGAAGCTGAGTTAGTTGCAATAAATCATTGGAATATTGTGCAATTAAAAAAGCAACAATTAAAACAGCTACGCTTACAAAAAGAAGCTCAGCGACAGCTG GAGTATGAATTGGAAAGAAAGCGCATAAAAGAAGAGGAAGATCAATTGAAAAAAATTgaagaagaaaagaaagaaagacactTGGCATTCATTACAAATTTAGAATGTTTCTTGGCTGGCAGTTCTGTGGACCCTCCTGCAGAACTTTTGCAGTCCAGACACACAAAACCTCTAGCAGAACCTTGtcctttttttaaaaaaacagCTTGCTGTCGTTTTGGTGATAACTGTTCTAGAAATCATGAATATCCAGGCATTAGTAAG ATTCTTTTAGCACCAAACTTTTTTGCCCATTTCGGTTTAAGCAATGTCAAACCCAGTGAATATGATACAGATGTTATGTTGGAGTATGAAGATAGTGAAACTTACAGAGAATTTGTAGAATTTTTTAATGATGTAACACCAGAATTtgaaaaatttggaaaaattaTTAGGTTTAAA gttTGTAACAATTACGAAAAACACCTTAGGGGAAACACATACATAGAATATGCTGAACTGCAATGTGCGGTTGCAGCATATCGAGCTCTGCATTCCCGGTGGTATGGCGGGCGACAGCTCACTCTGCAGTTTTGTCGGTTAGACTCGTGGAGTAGTGCGATCTGTG GTCTCGCTTCCACAAATCGATGCCCTAAAGGACTCGCGTGTAATTTTTTGCACGTATTTAGTAATCCAGGCGATAAGTTTGAAGATTTTAGAAGCGACCGAAACAAAGAACTTATGGCCag AGCTACACCAAGCCGAAGTTGGAGATGGTCTGAATCTCCAGAAAGGACAATTCCAAACAAGAGAGCAGAGCATATTCATCGGAACCATACAGAGGATTATAGAAAAAGTTATAAGGATAGCTCTCGCAGCAGACGTACATCTAAGAAGTCCTCCAAAAAAAGGCATAAAAAATGA
- the LOC135087878 gene encoding dnaJ homolog subfamily A member 2-like, translating into MADNKLYEILGVPRSASESEIKRSYHKLAKEFHPDKNPAAGDKFKEISYAYEVLSDPKKRTIYDKHGLKGLQEGGGQGGFQPDDIFGQFFGDIFGMGGGSRGRGPARGEDTIHPLKVTLEDMYVGKTAKLQLSKNVICGPCKGIGGKPGAVVPCKDCHGQGIKVSYQQIAPHMTRQYQTRCPTCQGQGETINEKDKCPKCKGKKVLNETKILEVHIEKGMRENQKIFFRGEGDQQPDTQPGDVIIVLQQKAHDVFQRTGDDLIMKREVSLTEALCGFEFVVKHLDGRDLLVRHSPGEIIKPGDLKGIQGEGMPQYKNPFEKGNLYIKFDVVFPENNFATEEQLKQIETILPPRAAFVMPTGEDVEEVNLMEYTASERGRGREEAYASDDEEHMHAGPGVQCAHQ; encoded by the exons ATGGCTGATAACAAATTATACGAAATATTGGGAGTCCCAAGAAGTGCAAGTGAATCTGAAATAAAAAGG AGCTACCACAAGTTGGCAAAAGAATTTCATCCGGACAAAAATCCAGCTGCCGGTGACAAATTTAAGGAAATCAGTTACGCTTATGAAGTATTGTCCGACCCAAAGAAAAGAACAATTTACGACAAGCATGGGTTGAAAGGTTTACAAGAAGGTGGTGGCCAGGGAGGGTTCCAGCCGGATGACATATTTGGACAATTCTTTGGTGATATTTTCGGGATGGGTGGTGGCAGCAGAGGTCGAGGACCAGCTCGAGGCGAAGACACCATCCATCCACTAAAAGTGACACTAGAAGATATGTATGTCGGAAAAACAGCGAAACTGCAGCTCAGTAAAAATGTGATTTGCGGCCCTTGTAAAGGTATTGGTGGAAAACCTGGTGCTGTTGTGCCGTGTAAAGATTGCCACGGTCAAGGTATCAAAGTCTCGTATCAGCAGATTGCGCCACATATGACTCGCCAGTACCAAACTCGTTGTCCGACATGCCAAGGTCAAGGAGAAACCATTAATGAGAAGGACAAGTGCCCTAAATGCAAGGGCAAGAAAGTCTTAAATgagacaaaaatattggaagTGCATATTGAAAAGGGAATGCGTGAAAATCAGAAGATATTCTTCAGAGGTGAAGGAGATCAACAGCCTGACACCCAACCTGGAGATGTGATTATTGTGCTACAGCAAAAGGCTCATGATGTGTTTCAAAGAACTGGTGATGATCTCATCATGAAACGTGAGGTCAGTCTGACTGAGGCTCTATGTGGTTTCGAGTTTGTAGTTAAGCATTTAGATGGCAGGGACTTGCTTGTCAGACATTCCCCAGGAGAAATTATAAAGCCAGGGGATTTAAAAGGCATACAGGGTGAAGGAATGCCGCAATATAAAAATCCATTTGAGAAAGGAAACTTGTACATAAAATTTGATGTTGTGTTCCCTGAAAATAACTTTGCAACTGAagaacaattaaaacaaattgaaaCAATACTTCCACCACGCGCTGCCTTTGTTATGCCCACTGGAGAGGATGTAGAAGAAGTAAACCTTATGGAGTATACAGCTAGTGAAAGGGGACGTGGCCGAGAGGAAGCATATGCTAGTGATGACGAAGAGCACATGCACGCTGGCCCTGGGGTTCAATGCGCTCATCAGTAG
- the LOC135087880 gene encoding transcription termination factor, mitochondrial, with product MNLCRAPMVTYLLKPVLVHFTKRDKLIVNKIITHKLYCLFNPVNSLSTSTIKNNFSTLENEENIEQNILSYKEQIISKLSFRCMEDAQPFYKLPIKTLVHVYKVCKNDEKEGHCKNRLYYISNKLKCPPSVLSKHVAQRTFIYSLSFDWLQKSLNVLLEMGVSSERLLRDLWVLKYNANTIRERLQKVKNMGVENIYPWMVRCSEDILNRYVEIMQETKDILGETKSTQIYLANRLNTTLEAVNEMCIKTPALKTIRVTKVKHFLDFLISEGFTVEDVASKPRILAASQKTIKKRIDTLRELGVQEININLLCRSKKHFNKFCESIESVKKSE from the exons ATGAATTTATGTAGAGCTCCTATGGTAACATATTTACTAAAGCCAGTTCTTGTACATTTTACGAAAAGAGACAAGCTAATAGTAAACAAAATTATAACTCACAAACTATACTGTTTATTTAATCCAGTAAATAGTCTCTCTACATCTACAATCAAAAATAACTTTAGTACCCTGGAAAATGAAGAAAATATTGAACAAA ATATTCTTTCTTATAAAGAGCAGATTATATCAAAGTTAAGTTTCCGATGTATGGAAGATGCACAACCATTTTATAAATTACCAATCAAAACTTTGGTACATGTTTACAAAGTTTGTAAGAATGATGAAAAGGAAGGTCATTGTAAGAATAGGCTGTATTATATTTCTAATAAGTTGAAG tgcCCCCCTTCTGTACTCAGCAAGCATGTTGCCCaaagaacatttatttatagtttgtcTTTTGATTGGCTTCAAAAGTCTCTTAATGTACTTCTTG AAATGGGTGTCAGTAGTGAAAGGCTGTTGAGAGATTTATGGGTCCTCAAATATAATGCCAACACAATTCGAGAAAGActtcaaaaagttaaaaatatgggTGTGGAAAACATTTACCCATGGATGGTGAGATGTTCTGAAGATATTTTGAACAG gTATGTTGAAATAATGCAAGAAACTAAGGATATCCTTGGAGAAACTAAGTCTACTCAAATATACCTTGCAAATCGACTGAACACAACATTAGAAGCTGTAAATGAAATGTGTATAAAAACTCCTGCCCTAAAGACTATAAGGGTAACCAAA GTCAAGCACTTTTTAGATTTCCTCATCAGTGAAGGTTTTACAGTTGAAGATGTCGCCAGTAAACCTAGAATATTAGCAGCGTCGCAGAAAACGATTAAGAAAAGAATTGACACATTACGAGAATTAGGAGTgcaagaaataaatattaatttactttgcagaagcaaaaaacatttcaataaaTTCTGCGAATCTATTGAGTCTGTTAAAAAAAGTGAGTAA